caccagaTCCCGCACCCCCTCCAGAACTGGATCTCTAACCCCCTCCAGAACCAgatccctcaccccctccagaaCCAgatccctcaccccctccagtACCAGatccatcaccccctccagcactAGATCCCGCATCCACCTCGGAACCCGAAGCCACACCAGCTCCCGCACCAGTTCCCTCGCCTCTGGTACGCCTGATATAGCGAGGCGGGGCCCCAGGCGCCCGGGACCTCAATACCCTGGGCAAAACTTCCGGCTGCACTGGTTTTTTTGCACTCGCTCCAGCATTTGCTACAGAACTGGATCCCACACCCGCTCCAGCACCCCCGCCAGAACCCGAAGCCACATCAGCTCTCGCAATACCGCTTGGAACTAGCGTACCGTCACGCGTCCGGAACATCATGTTGCTAGACAAAACTTCCATTGGTGTTATTTCCGCACCCGCTTTAGCACTTGCTCCAGAACTGgatccctcaccccctccagcactgGATCCCTCACCGGCTCCCGCACCAGCTAGCGTACCGTCACACCTCCGGAACCTCGTCGAACTGGGCCAAACCCACGGCCGCAGTGGATCAGAACAAGCTCTTCGAGCCAGCAAATCTCGCggatcctcctccgccagctcgccAGTCCTGATATTGATATAATGAAGCACGTTCTCGGGCATTTGAACCGCCACCCAACCGGGCAACTCGTCCGGCTGCAGCGGTGGTCTCGCAGCCGCTCCCGGAGCTAGCTAATCTCGCGGatcctccaccgtcacctCGCCCGTGCCGGTGTTGATATATTTAGGCACATTTCCAGCCGTCCATATCTTCACCCAACCGGGGCAATGGTCCGGTATCATCTGTAATGCCTCCACAAAACGTGCTGGAGCCCGCCAAGCAGCTCGCGGGTCCTCCGGCGTCTCCTCGCCGTCTgtgctggtgttgacatTGCGAGGCGCGTTTCCAACCCTCTTCAAACTCAGCAAATTGCGCAAATCCTCCGGCGGCACTGGTGGTGTTCCCCTACCCCCCTCTCTTTCCAGCGGATCCTCCCACGACCTCTCGCCTgtgatcttgttgatgtaGTAAGGAATGTGGTCACGCGTCCGCAACTTCACCCAACCGTGGCAATGTTCCGGCGTCAGTATTTCTCCCCCAGCACCTCTTGGAATGCGATCACCTCGCGGGTCCAGCCGCGTCCTTCTGGGTGCGCTTCTGGAGAAGTCGGCATAATAATGTCTGCCGGCAGAGTCGCAAAATACGTCCCAGTCAGGGGGGAAATCACAACGTCCCGGATGCCGCCACACGTTCTCGAGCTGTTCCTGTGTTCCTCGCGGATCAACATCGGTCTCCTTCCCGGTCTTGAGGTTGATAAAAACTTTGCCGTTGTCCTTCCGTCTACATATCCACTCAGGGGGGAGCGGGACTTCTCGTAattcttcgtcctcctcaaaaGAATCTTCCTCAGAAGGATTATCGTTTTGAGCACGCTGAGCAGCTGTTGTAGACGACTCGCCTCGCTGGGGGCCTCCCGGAACACGCTGAGCAGCTGTTGTAGATGACTCCCCTCGCTGGGTGCCTTCTCCTATGTCGTAACGGATTCGTTTGCGTAGTGCCTTTGGGTCTCGTGCACGTATTCCTCTGATTTCTGTATTTGGGTCTCGTAGGCGTATTCTTCTGACATCTGCCTTTGGGACGTCTTCTGCCTTTGGGACGACTTCTGCCTTTGAGACGACTTCTGCCTTTGAGACGACTTCTGCCTTTGGGACGACTTCTGCCTCTGGGATGACTTCTGCCTTCTGGGCGACTTCTGCCTTTTGGGCGACTTCTGCCTTTTGGGCGACTTCTGCCTTTTGGGCGACTTCTGCCTCTGGGACGGTTTCTGCCTCTGGGTCGACTTCTGCCTCTGGGTCGACTTCTGCCTCTGGGTCGACTTCTGCCTCTGGGTCGACTTCTGCCTCTGGGTCGACTTCTTTGTCTTTCCCTTTCAGTGCTCGTTTACCCTCTGGCGTGAGCTTGTCCAGCTCCGTCTCCTCGACTCCTCCGCTTTCCGCCTTTGGGGTTGCTGGCTcgggtggtgctggtagAGCGCAGCAGCACATATAACGCCCGAAAGACCTCTAGCCACATTCCAGCTCATCACGTCTCGCAGCCTCCCAGAAACGGACGCAGGATATAAGAAATAGCAAAAAACCCAAGCCACCCAGGATGGAGGATACCACCGTTGTGACCACGAGCGTTGTGTTCGGGTCCCTTTTGTCAACGGgtgccatggtggtgatgctgaatGGTGTCTGCGTGTTGATGTCGGTAAATCTACTGGTAACGAACGAACAATCGCGGGCTGACTGATGATACTGGCGATAGACTGATGACActggtgatgggagagggagagggagaggggaagagggaaaaaCCCAGATGTCGTTGAACCATAAGACCACTGGAAGGCAGGTTCCTTCCCCGAAACTTGGTCGGGGCAGGGGCCCGTCAACTGCCCCGAGAGTGAGCCCGAAAGGGAAGAAACCTAGGCTCTCGCAACGAAAAGTTCCCATAGAATTGGAAGGATCATGGTGAAAAAGCCCCCGCGCAGGAAAGTGCCCTCGAACACCAGAAAGAAACATCAGTCACAAACTCGggcaccctccccacaaaATAATTGGGACAGCAAAAGTAGGTTTGACCTATGCCATATTCGTGTCAATCATTTGTGATGAGAGAGTGCTCAGGGTATCCATTCATCAATCTCGGCTCGTATCAAAAGTCTCCCCGTTCAGTAAGACGACATTGCCATCTCGCTGCCTTggcgctgctgttgttgctgctgctcccacGTCTTCCTGCACACCTCCTTCATGAGCCTCTTGGGGGCCATGCGCCCAGTCATCAGCTCAAAGGCCTCGATGGCCATTTCCGcgaccacctccaacccgtCGACGACCACCCATGATGGCGACATGTGGTCTCTGACAGCATGCATCTGGGCTACCAATGGAGTTACCAGAGGCTCGTAGGCCAACTAGAGCAGAAAAGTCAGCAAAATACCTAGATATCACAAAAGCTGGCTCATCTGATGCTTACCTCGACCACGACGCCACCAGTCGGACTCCTAAGCCAGTCCAGAGGCATCTCAAAATCAGCAGGCGCGGACCCATTCGCGCTGGTAGCTGGAACACAGGAGATCACCATCGTGGGAGGTTGGTAGGCCCGAGGCCATGGCTCTGACAGCGATGGAAGGACTCGGCAGATCTCATGTGACCCTCCTTTTGTGCCCACAATTCCCTGTGTTGCCGCCCAGTCGTTGAAGTGCTGTGCAACTTGGTTGGCATTTGGTGCTGTTCGGTTGTAGATAAAGATATTACGGCATCCCAGCTGAATCAGCGCATAGATGGCAGCTCTGGCCATGCCACCGGCGCCAACAACTAACCCGGTAGTTTTAGATGGCTGGACAAAATTCCGTGGACTGATAGCCCTCCGAAGGCATGTCAGAATGGAGCTCCAGTCGGTATTATCACCAAAGAACTCGCGTGCAGGCCCGGCCTTGTTTCGAGAGTTGGCATGGTCGAGAATGGCGCTCGTCTTTCCCCTGAGTGGAAGCAGTACGTTGACTGCTCCTATCGCGGTGGCATGGTGGCTCTTGACTTTGAGATGGGGCATGATGGCAACCTTGAAAGGGGCTGTCAAGCTGGCCCCCCCAAAAGAGTCTGATAGGCAGATCTGGTTCAGCCTGTCGATCGTAGAGCACGTTACATCCTGGAAAGTGTGTGGCATCCCGCAGAAGTCGTAGGCCGCACTATGCATGGCCGGTGATAGCGAATATGATACGTGGGAGCCGAGCACGTAAAACTGCAGCGGATCCAGAAGAAACTGCCGGAAAAGCAACTCATACGAGTGATAGTAGGTAGAGACCGTGGCAAGGTGGTCTCGCTCATTCTCCATATCTGGATGCTTCACGGGATTCAAAATCCTGCTTTGCAGTGGTGTCCGAACGCCGAGGACGGAAAAGTCGTAGGCCACAAGTGGTGGCTTTGGGTCTGGTACTTCTTGCTGTAGCCTCTTCTTGAAGCCTTCCAGAAGCTCAGCCGGGCTGTCATTTGTGCAGAAGCGGACCATCCGCACCACCTCGCACCCTAGCCCCTGAGCCCTCTTGTAGTTTTCCATCTGTCTGTCGTCCTGCCAAGCAAGGGCCCCAAAGCCCATGTACCAGAAGTTCCCAATGATCTTTGACCTTCCTCTGTGCCGTAGTACCCGGTTCACAAACTCGTCATGGCGCTGGAGATCTAGGCTGATATAGTCAACGCCGAGACGGAGGCCCAGCTCCAACAAGTCAGCATCCATGGCGTCTTTTTCTTCCGGCGTTCTTCGTCTTTCCCCTCGTGGGTTTTCTTCCACATGGTAGATGATTGGAATGCCGAGTTTTCTCCTTATCAAGGCGATTTGTCTCGCAATAACGTTCATCAGATCGTCTGGCCAGTGATCGATGATGAACTCGACGCAATCTCCTCTCGCCTCAAAATCCTCCCATTCCAGATCCATGTCCATCAAATAGGATAGTCTGAGTCGCAACGCGTAGGAATATGACCGGAATTCCGGTGGCACTGAGCTCACAGAAAATGGGCTCTCCAACCAGGCCTTGGTGGCGCCCCTCCCTGTGACGATGTCGAGAAATCTGGTAAAATCTTCCCTGGCACTTAAAAGCTTCGATGGCCCAGACTGTCGGCCATTCAGTGGTGTGCTGGCCCCCGAGCTCGTGCCCGAAATGTGACCCCCAGATTTGTTTGGGGGATCGTAGAGGTTGTAGTACTCAAAATTGGAGCAGCTTCTATGCCGCTCGTCGGCTTTCAGGAGCTGTTGAAGGTCGGCAGCGTCCAAATGTCGGGCAATTTGCTCCTTTTCGCGGTGAATGTAGACGACtgggttggtgctggagtACTGTCTTAGTGCGTCCTGTGCCTCTCCCGTAAGGCTGCTCATGCCACATTCGATGATACACCCGGTCCTGTTGCTGTCCAACATTCGTTTGAACACCTCGATATCCTGCCTGGCAAAGGCCTCCCTGCCATGTCGGGCGAGATACTCCCCACGTGATAATCCCGTGGTTTTCTCAAAGTAGTGCTCCTCTGTGACCAGTCGTCGGCGTAGGTGAAGGGCTCCCATGAATCCCAAGGTCCGCTTCCCTGCCCCGCGGCATCCGACGAGGACAATGGATGAGTTTGCCTCGAAGGCCCGTTCATTCTTTGGTGGAGCCATGGTGTTGTCCGTGGCGTCGACACGGCTGTTGAAATGGTCCTCAGCTCGGTGGTCTCTTGTGGTATCGATATGGCACCGTGAGCTGGACCATTGGTGCGTGATCAGGGACGGGATGAAAAGTCGAGACGGGGCTTGTGATGCTAGTATCTTGATTTGTGAGACTGAATATAATGAGTGAGGGCATCTACCTATCAGATAATCAGACACAATTCAGGCCGCAGATGAAGGCCCGACTCCCAGTCGCCATCTTGGACCGTCGAAATGTCGGCAAATCGGTCGGGACTGGCAGGCGGGAAAATGTAGACCCTGCATTGGCCCGGGCAGTGAAGCCACCCCCGCAACGATGCTGCGACAGCGGGACTCGGGTGCCGGGTCGTCGGTGTTTAGTGGGTCACTGCCCCAGCAATGCCCCAGGAAAGGCGCCAGCGTTTGCGGGGAACATGGCAGTGGCTACGGGAGATGCAAAGCACAAATTCAGTTTGAAATAATGAAGCACATATGTCCAATGGGAGATCATGGAACAGATGCAACATATGAATGCTACGAATGGCAGCTGTCATGATACCTCTCGGCCGAGATGGCAAGAAACCTCCACTGGGAAccatgaagaaggagggtgcAGCAGGCTTAGGTTGAAGGCCATCCATCACCTGCCCTGGCATATCGGGCCCTGCCGGAGGTTAAACTCCACTCGAGGTTCACGTCTTGTTGAATAATGAACTTGTAACAGATGTCCTGAAATGTGTATAATAAATCAATGCCAAAATATCTAGACTACCTTAGGTAGACATGGAGACCAAGACGTGCCGTGTGATCCCCCGGACACGCCCCGCCTCCGTAGACGTTGAATTTTTAGGGGCGCTTCCGGGGCACTGGCTCGGGCCGGGTGCTAAGAGCGCCGGAAGCGTGGGCCCGAGCCCCCACGATTTCCCTGCAAATC
This window of the Podospora pseudoanserina strain CBS 124.78 chromosome 3, whole genome shotgun sequence genome carries:
- a CDS encoding hypothetical protein (COG:E; EggNog:ENOG503NYIY), translated to MAPPKNERAFEANSSIVLVGCRGAGKRTLGFMGALHLRRRLVTEEHYFEKTTGLSRGEYLARHGREAFARQDIEVFKRMLDSNRTGCIIECGMSSLTGEAQDALRQYSSTNPVVYIHREKEQIARHLDAADLQQLLKADERHRSCSNFEYYNLYDPPNKSGGHISGTSSGASTPLNGRQSGPSKLLSAREDFTRFLDIVTGRGATKAWLESPFSVSSVPPEFRSYSYALRLRLSYLMDMDLEWEDFEARGDCVEFIIDHWPDDLMNVIARQIALIRRKLGIPIIYHVEENPRGERRRTPEEKDAMDADLLELGLRLGVDYISLDLQRHDEFVNRVLRHRGRSKIIGNFWYMGFGALAWQDDRQMENYKRAQGLGCEVVRMVRFCTNDSPAELLEGFKKRLQQEVPDPKPPLVAYDFSVLGVRTPLQSRILNPVKHPDMENERDHLATVSTYYHSYELLFRQFLLDPLQFYVLGSHVSYSLSPAMHSAAYDFCGMPHTFQDVTCSTIDRLNQICLSDSFGGASLTAPFKVAIMPHLKVKSHHATAIGAVNVLLPLRGKTSAILDHANSRNKAGPAREFFGDNTDWSSILTCLRRAISPRNFVQPSKTTGLVVGAGGMARAAIYALIQLGCRNIFIYNRTAPNANQVAQHFNDWAATQGIVGTKGGSHEICRVLPSLSEPWPRAYQPPTMVISCVPATSANGSAPADFEMPLDWLRSPTGGVVVELAYEPLVTPLVAQMHAVRDHMSPSWVVVDGLEVVAEMAIEAFELMTGRMAPKRLMKEVCRKTWEQQQQQQRQGSEMAMSSY
- a CDS encoding hypothetical protein (EggNog:ENOG503A4ED); the protein is MCCCALPAPPEPATPKAESGGVEETELDKLTPEGKRALKGKDKEVDPEAEVDPEAEVDPEAEVDPEAEVDPEAETVPEAEVAQKAEVAQKAEVIPEAEVVPKAEVVSKAEVVSKAEVVPKAEDVPKADVRRIRLRDPNTEIRGIRARDPKALRKRIRYDIGEGPQRGESSTTAAQRAQNDNPSEEDSFEEDEELREVPLPPEWICRRKDNGKVFINLKTGKETDVDPRGTQEQLENVWRHPGRCDFPPDWDVFCDSAGRHYYADFSRSAPRRTRLDPRGDRIPRGAGGEILTPEHCHGWVKLRTRDHIPYYINKITGERSWEDPLEREGGRGTPPVPPEDLRNLLSLKRVGNAPRNVNTSTDGEETPEDPRAAWRAPARFVEALQMIPDHCPGWVKIWTAGNVPKYINTGTGEPDELPGWVAVQMPENVLHYINIRTGELAEEDPRDLLARRACSDPLRPWVWPSSTRFRRCDGTLAGAGAGEGSSAGGGEGSSSGASAKAGAEITPMEVLSSNMMFRTRDGTLVPSGIARADVASGSGGGAGAGVPEARELVRELVWLRVPRWMRDLVLEGVMDLVLEGVRDLVLEGVRDLVLEGVRDPVLEGVRDLVLEGVRDPVLEQILERVREQHQCSRRCCPAQ